Genomic DNA from Providencia sp. PROV188:
ATAACCCGTTTGAAACCCCATCGGGCAAAATCGAGATTTTTTCGAAACGTCTATATGACCGTAATGACCGCGATATTCCCGCACTCTCTCATTATGTGCCTGCGATTGAAGGCCCTGAAGATGCTCTAACGCAGCAATATCCGCTGCAATTGATTACATGGAAAGGGCGCAACCGCGCGAATTCCACTCAATTTGCGAACCCGTGGTTACAAGAGGTGCAGCGCCAAGAGTTGTGGATCAATCCGATCGACGCGAAGCACCGCCAGATTACGGAGGACGATCGCGTGAAAGTGCATAACGATCGAGGGGTTACGATGGTACCCGTCAAAATTACCTCGCGGATCATGCCAGGAGTGGTGGCACTACAAGCGGGAGCCTGGTGGCAGCCAGATAAAAATGGTGTCGATCAAGGGGGATGTGCCAACGTTTTAACGTCAGCGCGCAGTACGGCAATGGCGCACGGTAATGCCCATCAAACCTTATTGGTGGAGGTAGCAAAAGCATGAGTAAATTCCACGTTTATCCCGCAGTGAGCGACAAACAACTCGGGTTTTATATTGATTCGGCACGCTGCTCAGGGTGTAAAGCGTGTCAGGTGTCCTGCAAAGATAAAAACAATCTCGAAGTTGGACGTAAATTTCGTCGAGTTTATGAAATTACGGGTGGGGAATTTATCGAAAATGGCTGCGGTAGCTGGGAGAACAATGTGTTCGCCTATACCTTGTCTATTTCGTGTAACCATTGTGCTGACCCAATGTGCGTGAAAAACTGCCCAACCACGGCAATGCATAAGCGTGAAGGGGATGGCATCGTGATGGTGAATACGGATAAATGCGTGGGGTGCGGAACTTGCGCGTGGTCGTGTCCATATGGTGCACCGCAGATGAATCCTGAAACCAAACAAATGTCCAAGTGCGATTTCTGTATTGATTTACAACTGCAAGGGCAGACTCCCGTGTGTGTGGCGACGTGCCCACTCGGTGCGATTCAGTTTGGTCCCATTGATGAGCTGCGCGAACGGTTTGGTTCGCAAGCGGATGTGAAAGGGCTGCCAGACTCATCCATTACTCTCCCTAATTTAGTGATCCACCCGCACCAAGGGGCGGGGCGTCATACCGTGATCCAAGGAGCGAAAAAATGAATGAATGGCCACTATTGATATTTACCTTGTTGATGCAAGCCTCTATCGGGCTAAGCGTGATGCTGGGGATTTGTGCAAAAAGATTGGCGACGACTCTGGGTGGAAATATTCCTTCGAGCTTTCTGCTGCGCTATTTATTTATCGCTTGTGTGCTAGCGGGAGTGGGGTTGCTCTCCTCCATTACACACTTGGGAGTGCCACTTAATGCGCCTAATTCGTTATTAAACATTTTCTCCTCTTGGCTCAGTCGTGAAGTGGTTTTTACGGCAACTTACTTTACGTTCTTGGGCCTCACTTTTTTGTGGATGTGGTTTAAAAAACGCCTGTCCTATGGGTTACTGGGGCTGGCGATTATCGCGGGGCTGTGTGATGTGTATGCGATGGGATCGATTTACCGTTATACCTCCATGTTAGTGTGGATGAATGACAATACCTACCTGATGTTTTATGGGGCGATGTTGACCCTAGGGGCGGCAGGGTACTATTTATTGGTTAGCTTCTTCCTGAAAGATAAAGGTCAAAATAGGGCGCTCGCATTATTGATGGTGGTGGGCGTGAGCTTAGTGGTTCGTTTGATTTATCAACCATTCTACGAAAACTATTTGCTGGAAACCGCTTACACCAATGAATCCGTCACTTTTCCCATTGATTCAATTAATGCTTATCAACAAATTTGGTCACTGCGTTTAGCCAGTTGGGTGGTTGGGTTCATTGCCATTGTTGCTATCGGCATAGGGGCATTTTACCGAATTAAAGACGAGGCACAGGGCGTTCTGATTGGGCGTAGCCAATATGTTCTTGTGGTGGGTTGCGTTTGTGCTTTGATTGCTGAATTCATGCTGCGTTACTGTTTTTATACAATCCATATTTAAAAATGAATAACCGAGCCAGATAGGTTCGGTTATCTAATTTACGCTTAACGCATGGGTGACTAAGCCACCTTGATCATTGATATACACTGCAATAAGTTTGCCATTTTGCCGATGACTTCCTTCTAGCTTTTCGGTTGAATATGGTGGGATCATAATGCTTTTCGCGATGGGGGTATTTTGGTTATTTTCATAATAGAGCTGTGAAATATTCAAAAAATAAGGCGTGGGATTTTTAATTGAAAGCTGACTCTCGGAATGCAACGCACTCACGTTATTGATAAACGACTCTATGCCATTGGCAAGCGCTGCAGGTCGATAAAAAACTTTGATACGAATTTGTAGCGCCAGCTGGATAATATTCATTCCTTCTTTATTTTGAGGTTTTGGTGAAATATCAAGTACATTCAGGTAAAAAACGGATTCTCTATCTTGTGGTAAATCCCCACCAATAAATCGAATCCGTAATTGCGTACCATCATGAGCGGCGATTTTGGTCACCGGGGGGGTCACAATAAACGGTGCCTCTGTCGTTTCAGGGGTGGAATGGATATTGCCCTCATCAATCCAACTCTGGACTAAGCTTGCGTGTTCACTGTCATTAATGGCTTGAATATTGGCAGATTTTTGGTCGCTTAAGTAAATCAGACGCGTTTTTTTGAGCATTAAGCTCGCGT
This window encodes:
- a CDS encoding DMSO/selenate family reductase complex B subunit, whose product is MSKFHVYPAVSDKQLGFYIDSARCSGCKACQVSCKDKNNLEVGRKFRRVYEITGGEFIENGCGSWENNVFAYTLSISCNHCADPMCVKNCPTTAMHKREGDGIVMVNTDKCVGCGTCAWSCPYGAPQMNPETKQMSKCDFCIDLQLQGQTPVCVATCPLGAIQFGPIDELRERFGSQADVKGLPDSSITLPNLVIHPHQGAGRHTVIQGAKK
- a CDS encoding dimethyl sulfoxide reductase anchor subunit family protein; this translates as MNEWPLLIFTLLMQASIGLSVMLGICAKRLATTLGGNIPSSFLLRYLFIACVLAGVGLLSSITHLGVPLNAPNSLLNIFSSWLSREVVFTATYFTFLGLTFLWMWFKKRLSYGLLGLAIIAGLCDVYAMGSIYRYTSMLVWMNDNTYLMFYGAMLTLGAAGYYLLVSFFLKDKGQNRALALLMVVGVSLVVRLIYQPFYENYLLETAYTNESVTFPIDSINAYQQIWSLRLASWVVGFIAIVAIGIGAFYRIKDEAQGVLIGRSQYVLVVGCVCALIAEFMLRYCFYTIHI
- a CDS encoding fimbrial biogenesis chaperone: MQYIQGIIYGLILLLLSSQTHASLMLKKTRLIYLSDQKSANIQAINDSEHASLVQSWIDEGNIHSTPETTEAPFIVTPPVTKIAAHDGTQLRIRFIGGDLPQDRESVFYLNVLDISPKPQNKEGMNIIQLALQIRIKVFYRPAALANGIESFINNVSALHSESQLSIKNPTPYFLNISQLYYENNQNTPIAKSIMIPPYSTEKLEGSHRQNGKLIAVYINDQGGLVTHALSVN